In one Plasmodium falciparum 3D7 genome assembly, chromosome: 14 genomic region, the following are encoded:
- a CDS encoding EMP1-trafficking protein gives MSKLKCDKLHRINNNNENIGKMNSSVSIIYSTIRKNIHYMKEGTKLYYSLVKILLITFFICIFTRLNHGQFYEKWKNKPNIKSICGRRLHRSLYEFQISNNSKSFNNVYGNNQNIQIDNYNNVIDYLDDYSQNDVLNNSKSMITNNEIINTKCNALLRKQRVLYEEKGDVVLTSEGASETLGDIRNKLKTRSETTNGNIYESGLYGPMKGKIDNLSNKPTDLRRTNNTDYGTKIRTPHMNVNDNIKSNIREPEPRTKIVNLKNSGVSKSRVVEYEVVPKIVTTKDEGNRKINRVEYEIRAKYDTTRKNEESTNDTTTNDTSSNMETKNEPAMKNPNVTNDMTKPKTDTTQQIRLNSKSNNMNGVKSNVTTSKETPLEKPSNTVENKEGKNPFIDNDLSDKKSNMQDNNKGLKVTTNKTNLKNKLGNNTKQIKQGANPFIENDVSDKKDNLQDSNKGLNVTTNKTNDKTKLEDNTKQIKKGTNPFMDEDELEELLRLEREEKIKNEKKKNEDDNQNKKSNMQDNNKGLKVTTNKTNLKNKLGNNTKQIKQGANPFIENDVSDKKDNLQDSNKGLNVTTNKTNDKTKLEDNTKQIKKGTNPFMDEDELEELLRLEREEKIKNEKKKNEDDNQNKKSNPSSQNKTNSQNKQNSQDKTNKQSKLDTQNGKNEKNEKSIPNKLDSQNGKNEKNEKSIPNKLDSQNGKNEKNEKSIPNKLDSQNGKNEKNEKSIPNKLDSQNGKNEKNEKSIPNKLDSQNGKNEKNEKSIPNKLDSQNGKNEKNIPNKLDSQNVPNKQNIPNKLDSQNVKNEKDTPNKLDNENKENTQSNKNLNAKKSDIGTNGKSNIETSQDKQLTTKNNDENKNTVKNSKFKDALLEVTKDIEHGISSDMLNKNQKGKQLKSESLKKNELENKNTKNMDGNKNEFEKGYDLKTECKRDFNISQESGLDYKDEYDGEFNKEYDSYSDTGSTTMEYDEYYNETYNSDEYDDNYVGNPMKLFTSDIMNNYGNIKSGLKHNTNKIAKTVLKGIDDEESSNKGKNENKKKKKKDKIVIDKDDTSDNVSLNSTDPELYYNNDDYYGNGNNYENGSYYDSDTYSNIDDSESGDDNPITVLASEIVDACGNIKGGALKVKDLITEGGPQLLDLTANVVGTKTKDGLNKVKDIVSKKCGIDVESDIDIETETNPLKWHQVVRNKYRKLHFGWKLFVNISPPAALAIIGTAVAIIPSGASFCAIPFALMAGILFFQVYRLTKKHYYNRKKTVTKKIL, from the exons ATGTCTAAGTTAAAATGTGATAAACTTCAtagaattaataataataatgaaaatattggaAAAATGAATAGTTCTGTgtctattatatattctacAATAAGAaagaatatacattatatgaaGGAAGGAACAAAATTGTATTATTCCTtagtaaaaatattattaattacgttttttatttgtatatttacaAGATTGAATCAT ggTCAGTTTTATGAGAAATGGAAAAATAAGCCTAACATAAAAAGCATATGTGGTAGAAGACTTCATAGATCCTTGTATGAATTCCAAATAAGTAATAATTCaaaatcttttaataatgtttatggaaataatcaaaatatacaaattgataattataataatgtgaTAGATTATTTGGATGATTATTCCCAAAATGATGTTTTAAATAACTCCAAATCAATGATtacaaataatgaaataataaatacaaaatgcAATGCCCTATTAAGAAAACAAAGAGTTctatatgaagaaaaaggaGATGTTGTTTTAACAAGTGAAGGTGCTTCAGAAACATTAGGAGATATTcgtaataaattaaaaacacGATCAGAAACAACTaatggaaatatatatgaaagtgGGCTGTATGGACCAATGAAAGGAAAAATAGATAATTTAAGTAACAAACCAACAGATCTTAGAAGAACTAATAATACAGATTATGGAACAAAAATAAGAACTCCTCATATGAatgtaaatgataatataaaaagtaatataagGGAACCTGAGCCAAGGACTAAAATtgttaatttaaaaaattctgGCGTAAGTAAATCACGTGTAGTTGAATATGAAGTAGTTCCTAAAATAGTTACAACTAAAGATGAGGgaaatagaaaaattaaCAGAGTTGAATATGAAATAAGAGCAAAATATGATACTACAAGAAAAAATGAGGAAAGTACTAATGATACAACAACAAATGATACATCATCTAATATGGAAACAAAAAATGAACCAGCAATGAAAAATCCAAATGTTACAAATGATATGACGAAACCAAAAACGGATACTACACAACAAATTAGATTAAAtagtaaaagtaataatatgaacgGTGTCAAATCAAACGTTACTACTTCTAAAGAAACGCCATTGGAAAAACCAAGTAATACTGTTGAAAACAAGGAGGGAAAGAATCCATTTATAGATAATGATCTATCAGATAAAAAAAGTAACATgcaagataataataaaggatTAAAAGTTACAACTAATAAAACTaatcttaaaaataaattaggaaataatacaaaacaaataaaacaagGTGCTAATCCATTTATAGAAAATGATGTATCAGATAAGAAAGATAACTTGCAAGATAGTAATAAAGGATTAAACGTTACAACTAATAAAACTAATGATAAAACTAAATTAGAAGATAAtacaaaacaaataaaaaaaggtaCTAATCCATTTATGGATGAAGATGAATTAGAAGAGCTACTTAGACTTGAAAGAGAAGAAAAGATTAAAaacgagaaaaaaaaaaatgaagatgataatcaaaataaaaaaagtaacatgcaagataataataaaggatTAAAAGTTACAACTAATAAAACTaatcttaaaaataaattaggaaataatacaaaacaaataaaacaagGTGCTAATCCATTTATAGAAAATGATGTATCAGATAAGAAAGATAACTTGCAAGATAGTAATAAAGGATTAAACGTTACAACTAATAAAACTAATGATAAAACTAAATTAGAAGATAAtacaaaacaaataaaaaaaggtaCTAATCCATTTATGGATGAAGATGAATTAGAAGAGCTACTTAGACTTGAAAGAGAAGAAAAGATTAAAaacgagaaaaaaaaaaatgaagatgataatcaaaataaaaaaagtaatccAAGTAgccaaaataaaacaaatagtCAAAATAAGCAGAATAGCCaagataaaacaaataaacaaagtAAATTAGATAcacaaaatggaaaaaatgaaaaaaatgaaaaaagtatTCCAAACAAATTAGATAgtcaaaatggaaaaaatgaaaaaaatgaaaaaagtatTCCAAATAAATTAGATAgtcaaaatggaaaaaatgaaaaaaatgaaaaaagtatTCCAAATAAATTAGATAgtcaaaatggaaaaaatgaaaaaaatgaaaaaagtatTCCAAATAAATTAGATAgtcaaaatggaaaaaatgaaaaaaatgaaaaaagtatTCCAAATAAATTAGATAgtcaaaatggaaaaaatgaaaaaaatgaaaaaagtatTCCAAATAAATTAGATAgtcaaaatggaaaaaatgaaaaaaatattccaaATAAATTAGATAGTCAAAATGTaccaaataaacaaaatattccAAATAAATTAGATAgtcaaaatgtaaaaaatgaaaaagatacTCCTAATAAATTAGATAATGAGAACAAAGAAAATACACAAAGCAATAAAAACTTAAATGCGAAAAAAAGTGATATTGGAACAAATGGTAAATCAAACATAGAGACATCTCAAGATAAACAATTAACTACAAAAAacaatgatgaaaataagaaTACTGTAAAGAATTCAAAGTTTAAAGACGCTTTATTAGAAGTAACCAAAGATATTGAACATGGAATTAGTTCAGATATGCTtaataaaaatcaaaaaggaaaacaattaaaaagtgaatctttaaaaaaaaatgaattagaaaataaaaatacaaaaaatatggatggtaataaaaatgaattcgAAAAAGGGTATGATCTAAAAACAGAATGCAAAAGagattttaatatatcacaaGAAAGTGGTTTAGATTATAAGGATGAATATGATGGAGAGTTTAATAAAGAGTATGATAGTTATTCTGATACAGGTTCCACAACTATGGAATAcgatgaatattataatgaaacTTACAATTCAGAtgaatatgatgataattatgtAGGAAATCCAATGAAATTATTTACCAGTGATATCATGAATAATTatggaaatattaaaagtggattaaaacataatacaaataaaattgCAAAGACTGTATTAAAAGGTATAGATGATGAAGAGTCATCTAATAAAGGAAAGaatgaaaataagaaaaaaaaaaaaaaagataaaattgtAATTGATAAGGATGATACATCTGATAATGTTTCTTTGAATTCAACGGATCcagaattatattataataatgatgattattatggaaatggtaataattatgaaaatggTAGTTATTATGATAGTGATACGTACAGCAATATTGATGATTCTGAGAGTGGTGATGATAATCCTATTACAGTTCTTGCGTCAGAAATAGTTGATGCATGTGGAAATATAAAAGGGGGGGCTTTAAAAGTTAAAGATCTAATTACTGAAGGAGGACCACAACTTTTAGATCTGACAGCAAATGTTGTGGGGACCAAGACAAAAGATGGACTAAACAAAGTAAAAGATATTGTTAGTAAGAAATGTGGTATTGATGTAGAATCTGATATCGATATAGAGACTGAAACGAACCCATTGAAATGGCATCAAGTTGTAAGAAacaaatatagaaaattgcATTTTGGATGGAAGTTGTTTGTAAATATTAGCCCCCCAGCTGCATTAGCAATTATAGGAACTGCAGTTGCTATAATTCCTAGTGGCGCCTCATTTTGCGCAATACCATTTGCGCTTATGGCAggaattcttttttttcaagtttatagattaacaaaaaaacattattataataggaAAAAAACAGTTACTAAAAAGATATTATAG